The Vicinamibacterales bacterium DNA window CGCCGACGTCTCGACGACATCACGCACGGCATCGATGCCCGCCCGGTGCCCCTCGACCCTCGGCTGGTGGCGCTTGGCAGCCCATCGCCCGTTGCCGTCCATGATGATGGCGATGTGGGCAGGCATGCGGGCGAAATCAACCTGCCGCACGAGCGCCTCTTCGGGCGAGCCGGGCGAAACCCACGCCAGAACCTGTTCGAGGGACATACCAGCCTGCTGGGCCAACACCTGATCTTACAGGCTGCCCCCGGGCGGGGCAAGCGAGGTGCCCTTGCCGGCGGAACTTGGCAGCCGAGAGATGAAGAGCGGGAGACAGAGCTTCGCGACTCCCACCGGAGAGAGAAGCGGAGAATGCAGAGCGCAGAGCGGAGAATACACGGCGAAACCGGGAAATCCGCGGCGGTCGAGAAACTTGCGCGGTGGCTCTCAGTAGTCGACGCGGACCAGGAACAGGCCGGCGGCCGGCGCGGTCGGGCCGGCGAGCGTACGGTCTCTCGAGCGGAGAACCTCGCCCAGCCAGGCGGGCTCGCGGTGGCCGTGGCCGATCTCGACCAGGCTGCCAACGGCGTTGCGCACCATGTGGCGCAGGAACCCGTTTCCCGTCATTTCGAACACCACGACACGTGCCGCGCCCATCGACTCCCCGCCGGCCAGGGCCTCACCGAACACCCGCCCCACGTTGGTCTGGCTCACCGAAACGCCGGCCAGCTCGCGCGTGGTGTTCTTGACGGCACTGCCCGCACCCTGAAGGGCGGCAAAGTCGTGAGCACCTTCGAGCAGGCGGGCAGCTTCGGCCATGCGGGACACGTCGAGCACCGAGGGGACGTGCCAGACGTAACGCCCGACGAAGGGCGGCACGATCCCGGCGTTGAGGACGAGATACCGGTAGGTCTTGCGCAGTGCCGAGTACCGCGCATGGAAGGTCTCGGGCATCGATTCGACGTCCAGGACCCGGACTTCGCCGGGCAGCCTGGCGTTGAGGGCGCGACGCAGCGTCTCGGCCGGAATCGGATGCTCCAGCCGGCAGCTGGCCACCTGCCCGAGCGCGTGCACGCCGGCATCGGTTCGTCCCGCACCAACCACGGTGACCGGTGCGCCCTCGATGGCGGCCAGGCCCGCCTCGAGGAGGAACTGGACGGACAGACCCTCTGCCTGTCGTTGCCATCCCACGAGCGAGGTTCCGTCGTAGGCGAGCACGAGCTTCAGGGTACGGGTCATGCGGCTCCGGCCTTCGTCGCGACCCTACGCTTGGTGCGGCACCGACATCTGGCGCGATCCCGGCTTCGAGATGGGCACACCCTGCGCGCACAATGGGCACGCGCTCGGATCGTATGTTGGAAGGGACAGCTCCAGGAGCGAGAACAGCGGCACATCCAGCCTGGCGGTCCGCCCGCTGCGGTCCACGATCGAGGTGGCTGCCATCACCTGGGCGCCCGCTGCCGTGGCCACCTGAATCGTCTCGCGGGTGGAGCCACCGGTGGTCACCACGTCTTCGACGACGACGACGCGTTCGGCCTCCGTGAAGCTGAATCCGCGACGGAGCCGAAGTGCCCCGTCCTCGCGTTCCGCGAATATGGCACGCGCCCCGAGCGCTCGCGCCACCTCGTGGGCGATGATCAACCCGCCGAGCGCCGGCGACAGGACGGTCGCGGGGCGCAACTCCCGGACGTGATCGGCCAGTGCGGCACCGAGCGTCGCCGCATGCTGTGGATGCTGCAACACGAGCGCGCACTGAAGATAGCCCGGGCTGTGAAGCCCCGACGACAGGCGGAAATGGCCTTCGAGCAGCGCGGAGCAGCGACGGAACAGGTCGAGCAGATCGTCACGGTTCATGAATGCACTCCAGCGGCAGACAGGCCTCGCGCAGGGGCGATTTCCCTTCCGGGGCGTTCGGTCTCTGCCGGGATCGCTAATCGTTCGACGAGAGATGAGGCTTTGTCAAGCCCGGACGCGCCGCCGTCGCTCCTTCAGCGCTTCGATCGCAGATTCGCGTCGAACAGCTTCAGGATCCGCTTGTACTCGTCGACCCAGCTCGTTTCCTCCTCGAAGCCATGGTTCTCGACCGGGAACAGCGCCAGCTCCCAGTTGTTCTTGCGAAGCTCGATCAACCGCTGCGCGAGGCGGACGGAATCCTGGAAGTGCACGTTCGTGTCGACAACGCCGTGACAGATCAACAGGGCGCCCTTCAGCCCCTCGGCGTAGTAGATGGGCGAGCTCTTGCGATACGACTCCGGGTCGTCCTGCGGCTGGTTGAGAATGCTCGCGGTGTAGCCGTGGTTGTAGTGCGCCCAGTCAGTGACCGGACGCAGGGCCGCACCGGCCGCGAAGGTCCCCGGCGCCGTGAACATCGCCATCAGGGTGATGAACCCGCCGTAGCTGCCCCCGTAGACGCCGATCCGTGTCGGATCCACCTTCTGCGCCGCCGCCATGTATCTCGCGGCATCGACGATGTCGTCGAGGTCCTTGCCGCCCATGTGCCTGTAGATCGCCGTCCGCCAGTCGCGTCCGTACCCCGCGCTCGCCCGGTAGTCGACATCCATCACCACGTACCCAAGGCTCGCCAGCAGGTTGTGGAACATGTACTCGCGGTAGTAACTCGACCACCACTTGTGCGCGTTCTGCGTGTAGCCGGCCCCGTGCACGAACACGACGCCGGGTCTGAGCCGGTCCCGCTTCGCGCCCACCATCTCCGGGGTGAACAGCCGCGCGTAGACCTCGACGCCGTCGCGCGCCTTGAACGTGATCACCTGCGGATCGATCCACGCGAACGACCGCCACTCCTCGGTCGGTGTCGTCGTGACCTTCTTCGCCTCGGCGCCCTTGCGGTTGGCGGCGAGGTAGACCTCCGGCGGTTTCGTGCTGGAGGAGTAGACCAACCCGATCATCTGATCGTCGGGCGAGACCTCGCCGGCGCTCGACCCCACCAGGGCGGTGATCTCGGTCCACGCCCCGCCATCGACCGGCATCGTGCACATGTGGCGCTCGCCCGGGTGCCGTTCGCTCGACGCGAAGTAGAACGTCTTCCGGTCGCGCGACAAGCTCACGTCCGAGACCTCGAACCGCCCCTTCGTCAGTTGCGTCGCGGCAGCGGCCGGCCGCGTGGCATCGACGACGTACAGGTGCATCCAGCCGTCCTTCTCGGCGGTGAAGTAGATGCGCGTGTCGTCGGCCAGGAATCCGGCGTTCGCTCCGCCGAAGAACCCTCCTCCGTCGAGCACCCAGGCGTCGTCGTGCGTGGCGTCCACGACGCGTGACTTGCCGGTGTCGGGGTCCACGGCGACGATCCACCGGTCCTTGAAGTCGACGGAGCGGACCCACGCCAGCGCCAGCTTGCCGTCCGTCGAGAGCAGCGGCGTGCTCCAGTTCACGTCCCGATCGGTGTCCTTCTTCTCGCCTCCCTGCGCAGACGGCTGGACCGACGTCTTCTTGCCCGCGAACGACGACTCGGCCCACACGCTCTTGCCGGTCTTCAGGTTGAGCACGGCCAGGCGGCGGCGCGTCTGCGCGTCACCCACGGCCGTCCGGCCCGGAATCATCTCGGAGTAGGCGGACTCGGTCACGTACGTGGGCGTGTCGGCGTTCTTCGCGCCGGTTGGGCGCTCAAAGACCGTGAGGAACACGTGCTCGCCGTCCGGCGACAGCAACAGGTCGTTGACCGTCTGCCCTTCCTGGGTCTCGAAGATCGGGAGCGCGTCC harbors:
- the truA gene encoding tRNA pseudouridine(38-40) synthase TruA; protein product: MTRTLKLVLAYDGTSLVGWQRQAEGLSVQFLLEAGLAAIEGAPVTVVGAGRTDAGVHALGQVASCRLEHPIPAETLRRALNARLPGEVRVLDVESMPETFHARYSALRKTYRYLVLNAGIVPPFVGRYVWHVPSVLDVSRMAEAARLLEGAHDFAALQGAGSAVKNTTRELAGVSVSQTNVGRVFGEALAGGESMGAARVVVFEMTGNGFLRHMVRNAVGSLVEIGHGHREPAWLGEVLRSRDRTLAGPTAPAAGLFLVRVDY
- the pyrE gene encoding orotate phosphoribosyltransferase; translation: MNRDDLLDLFRRCSALLEGHFRLSSGLHSPGYLQCALVLQHPQHAATLGAALADHVRELRPATVLSPALGGLIIAHEVARALGARAIFAEREDGALRLRRGFSFTEAERVVVVEDVVTTGGSTRETIQVATAAGAQVMAATSIVDRSGRTARLDVPLFSLLELSLPTYDPSACPLCAQGVPISKPGSRQMSVPHQA
- a CDS encoding S9 family peptidase, which produces MTRKTLTLSVLLLISAPLLAIGPDPATPHKPFALTVDSIMRGPKLVGYPPSGLRWSGDSKDLFFEWRRPGDEEAATYVVGRDGGEPRRLTDEERKSAPPAVGGQWDKAHRRVVFASEGDIVLLDTVARKRRLITRTSAAESNPRWARSETAVTFVRDGNLFLVPLETGAIEQVTDAQPKKRETRDTDSQKYLKAEELKLIEHTRQDVEKKKKDEERRKKDALPIFETQEGQTVNDLLLSPDGEHVFLTVFERPTGAKNADTPTYVTESAYSEMIPGRTAVGDAQTRRRLAVLNLKTGKSVWAESSFAGKKTSVQPSAQGGEKKDTDRDVNWSTPLLSTDGKLALAWVRSVDFKDRWIVAVDPDTGKSRVVDATHDDAWVLDGGGFFGGANAGFLADDTRIYFTAEKDGWMHLYVVDATRPAAAATQLTKGRFEVSDVSLSRDRKTFYFASSERHPGERHMCTMPVDGGAWTEITALVGSSAGEVSPDDQMIGLVYSSSTKPPEVYLAANRKGAEAKKVTTTPTEEWRSFAWIDPQVITFKARDGVEVYARLFTPEMVGAKRDRLRPGVVFVHGAGYTQNAHKWWSSYYREYMFHNLLASLGYVVMDVDYRASAGYGRDWRTAIYRHMGGKDLDDIVDAARYMAAAQKVDPTRIGVYGGSYGGFITLMAMFTAPGTFAAGAALRPVTDWAHYNHGYTASILNQPQDDPESYRKSSPIYYAEGLKGALLICHGVVDTNVHFQDSVRLAQRLIELRKNNWELALFPVENHGFEEETSWVDEYKRILKLFDANLRSKR